DNA sequence from the bacterium genome:
ACAAACTGCCTCAATGGACTGATTACCATCGGCAACACCACGCCGGCCGCCACCCGCACAGGGACACCTACTCGGACCGTCACGGGCACGCGCACTCCCACACCCGTCCCAACCGTCACGTTTACGCGCACGGCGTCGAGAACGCCGACGCAAACACGGACCGCGACGATAACGCCGACACCGACGGCCACGCCCCGGCGAGTCGTGATGACTCTCGGCGCAGGGAGGGGGGTTCCTGGCGGCACCGTTCGGCTGTTCGTCTCGATCCGCACCTCGGACCTGCCTACGGTCGCAACATCGAACGATCTGTATTTCGATGAGGCGTTCTCGTTCGAAGGGTGCCGGCTAGAAACGAGCGCAAATAAGCAACTGGTTGCGACTAGACTGTCCGAGAACACCGCGCGCGTATTCGTGCAATCACCCTCCAACAACAACCCTCTTCCCGATGGGCCGCTCTACAGTTGCGCATTTGCCGCTGGGTCCGCGCTGCTTCCGGGGAACTATACAGTGTACGTTGACGACGTAGTCGCCTACAAAGCGGGCGGTGCGGCCGGCTGGCCGACCGCTGGCGTCGACGGTGCCTTGGTCATATCCCTGGCACCACCGAGTTGCGTTGGAGACTGCAGCCGGTCGGCGAGGGTCAGAATCTCTGACCTGATCACGGCTGTAAACATCGCTCTCGGAAACCAGCCGCTCAACGCCTGCGACACACTCGATACGAACGGCGATCTTCTCGTGAGTATCAACGAGATAATCGCCGCAGTAGGCAACGCGCTCAACGGCTGCGGCTAGGCGCGCTGACCGCCGCCGGCCCCAACTCATCCACCGCCGCGCGAGGCACCGCGGCGCCTCGCCACTCGGCATCACCAACGTGTGGACGAACATCCGCCTGCCGGCCGACCTCGGCGACGACGACGGTCCGCGTCGAGAGCGGCCGCACCCAGGTTCTCGACGGCCCCTACGCGGAAGTGAAGGAGCAGCTCGGCGGCTTCCTCCTCATCGACGTCGCCGACCTCGACGCCGCCATCGCCTGGGCGGCCCGCTGCCCGGCGGCGCGGCACGGGACGATCGAGGTGCGGCCGCTGTGGCCGCCGGACGCCGCCTGAGGGCCGGCCGGACCCGGCACCTCAGCGCGCCCCCCCCGGGGGGGCGAGCGTCTTCACTGTCGTTCCGGCGCCGGGCCCGCGGCGGACGATTCGGCCCGCAGCGACACCGTCAGCTCGGTGCGCTCCCCCGGCGTGCTGTCGACGGCAACGGTGCCGCCCTGCGCTTCCACGAGCGATTTGACGATGAAGAGGCCGAGCCCCATCCCCGAGCGGGCGCGCCCGGTCTCTGTCTGCTGATACCTGCCAAAGAGCAGCGGCAACTCGTGTGGGGCGATGCCCGGCCCGCTGTTGATCACCGCGACACGGACCCCGTCCGCACCGTGCGTCGCCCGCAAGTGGATCTCTCCGCCATCCGG
Encoded proteins:
- a CDS encoding YciI family protein, whose product is MRLGALTAAGPNSSTAARGTAAPRHSASPTCGRTSACRPTSATTTVRVESGRTQVLDGPYAEVKEQLGGFLLIDVADLDAAIAWAARCPAARHGTIEVRPLWPPDAA